Proteins found in one Leptospira congkakensis genomic segment:
- a CDS encoding dihydrofolate reductase family protein: protein MTKYKAFIASSLDGFIARADGSIDWLTSQEYTLEKNDFGYSSFMAGIDCIIMGRTTFETVLSFETYPFVSIPVYVLTRNSSYKFESDYQIEIFHGNLCELNSKLETQQIKVAYVDGGQLIQSFINESLLNELTITQIPILLGSGLPLYGNLTKETKLKHIQTQSFLNGFVQSTYQIS, encoded by the coding sequence ATGACAAAATATAAAGCATTTATTGCAAGTAGTCTAGACGGATTTATCGCGAGAGCAGACGGCTCCATTGACTGGCTAACTTCCCAAGAATACACATTGGAGAAGAATGATTTTGGTTATTCGTCTTTTATGGCAGGAATCGATTGTATCATTATGGGACGAACTACTTTCGAGACAGTTTTAAGCTTTGAAACCTATCCCTTTGTCTCCATTCCCGTTTATGTTTTAACTCGTAATTCTAGTTACAAATTCGAATCTGATTATCAAATTGAAATATTTCATGGGAATTTGTGCGAATTAAACTCTAAACTAGAAACCCAACAAATAAAAGTTGCCTATGTAGATGGTGGGCAATTGATACAATCGTTTATCAACGAATCATTGTTAAATGAACTTACAATAACCCAAATTCCCATTTTGTTAGGATCGGGACTCCCACTATACGGGAACTTAACGAAAGAAACAAAATTAAAACACATTCAGACACAGTCATTTCTGAATGGCTTTGTCCAATCTACTTACCAAATTAGTTAA
- a CDS encoding TetR/AcrR family transcriptional regulator has product MKQKIIQTALKICEKDGYESFSMRKLATKLNLDPMAIYHYFENKEALTKAMVEQIFNRLQKQILTKNKNPRLTIKRILVDYWCLFLDYPGMSLYLIKNSYEEFPSVVSFNKILQDLFNILYPGINSEKILHIVIDFIHGNALAFSMIPKDRSRALKPLPNQKEFESSLLYLLDQFLPF; this is encoded by the coding sequence ATGAAACAAAAAATTATCCAAACAGCTCTGAAAATTTGCGAAAAAGATGGGTATGAATCCTTTAGTATGCGAAAGTTAGCTACAAAGTTGAATTTGGATCCCATGGCAATTTATCATTATTTTGAAAATAAAGAAGCCTTAACGAAGGCTATGGTAGAACAAATTTTTAATCGCCTACAAAAACAAATTTTAACAAAAAATAAAAATCCCAGGTTAACTATTAAAAGAATCTTAGTGGATTACTGGTGTTTATTTCTTGATTATCCAGGTATGTCTCTGTATCTAATCAAAAATTCTTATGAAGAATTTCCATCGGTTGTTTCTTTCAATAAGATACTTCAGGATTTATTTAACATTTTATATCCAGGAATAAATTCTGAAAAAATACTACACATCGTTATTGATTTTATACATGGTAATGCACTTGCTTTTTCTATGATTCCGAAAGATAGATCGAGAGCCCTTAAGCCGCTTCCAAATCAGAAAGAATTTGAATCCTCTTTGTTATATCTTTTGGATCAATTCCTTCCATTTTAA
- a CDS encoding PAS domain-containing sensor histidine kinase, producing the protein MSGGLWFAARGYFQRLRFVKDWSIATLIQALGWIVMGALRGIIPDWVSVSLGNTLILLSLVYSNNIILVMFDKKPMWRFGSFSVIAVFILLVAHQFSDFAPKYRISVISFASSLQLILSSRTIFAANRNARLSSRFAAFFFLAGGIFLFLRFIYYTVADVSVSQIAFGKGPIQDITYLFFYVTSVMMTFGFLMMCIDIFIKGQEESEQKYRLLAENTTDVIWVLNFDEQKYLYVSPSVINITGFTSEEVITHSLQDSLTPSSLEYIKNVLPKRIQEFKNTGDRLPFSDEIEQYCKNGSTKWIEANTVFQWNPNGTINILGVSRDIDTRKKAEIEKDKFYSQLQLLNLTKDKFFSIIAHDLKGPIGGMNTFAGMILEDLDTRPLKRTKNDLSILFQSSGEVYVLLENLLTWARSQTGEISFFPEDVSLYRSIESSIASVSFSIQNKSIIVKNSVDPLVMVYADEKMLETIFRNLISNAVKYSHPGSEIRISAEPIIDDIEISVEDFGTGMTEEIKNYLFRIDAKQKSMPGTLGERGTALGLILCKEFIEKHGGSIHVESNLGKGSRFHFTLPKESSVLIR; encoded by the coding sequence ATGTCGGGGGGGCTCTGGTTTGCTGCACGAGGGTATTTCCAAAGACTTCGTTTTGTAAAAGATTGGTCTATAGCAACGCTGATTCAGGCTTTAGGTTGGATCGTGATGGGAGCATTACGAGGAATTATCCCTGATTGGGTTTCTGTGAGTCTTGGCAACACCTTGATATTGTTATCATTGGTATATTCTAACAATATAATACTTGTTATGTTCGATAAAAAACCAATGTGGCGATTTGGATCATTTTCAGTGATTGCTGTTTTTATTCTTTTAGTTGCGCACCAATTTTCTGATTTTGCACCTAAGTATAGAATTTCAGTAATTTCTTTTGCTTCCTCTTTACAGTTAATATTATCTTCGAGAACAATATTCGCAGCCAATCGGAATGCTAGACTATCAAGTCGTTTCGCAGCTTTTTTCTTTTTGGCAGGCGGAATATTTCTATTTTTACGTTTTATATATTATACTGTTGCTGATGTTTCTGTTTCGCAAATTGCATTTGGGAAGGGTCCAATTCAGGACATAACCTATCTATTTTTTTATGTAACTTCTGTCATGATGACATTTGGTTTTTTGATGATGTGCATTGATATTTTCATTAAAGGCCAAGAAGAAAGCGAACAAAAATACAGATTACTTGCTGAAAATACAACTGATGTAATTTGGGTATTGAATTTTGATGAACAAAAATATCTTTATGTAAGTCCATCAGTGATAAACATTACGGGTTTCACGTCGGAAGAAGTGATTACACATTCTTTACAAGATTCTCTTACTCCAAGTTCTTTAGAATATATAAAAAATGTATTACCGAAACGAATTCAAGAATTCAAAAACACAGGAGATAGATTACCTTTTAGTGATGAAATTGAGCAGTATTGTAAAAACGGATCTACTAAATGGATTGAAGCAAATACTGTATTTCAATGGAATCCGAATGGAACTATTAATATTTTAGGAGTATCAAGGGATATAGATACTAGAAAAAAAGCTGAAATTGAAAAAGATAAATTTTATTCGCAATTACAATTGTTAAATCTTACAAAAGACAAATTCTTTTCTATCATAGCTCATGATTTAAAGGGTCCAATCGGCGGAATGAATACATTCGCTGGTATGATATTGGAGGATTTGGATACCAGGCCTTTAAAACGTACAAAGAACGATCTCAGCATACTATTTCAATCATCCGGGGAAGTCTATGTATTACTAGAAAACTTACTTACTTGGGCGCGTTCTCAAACGGGTGAAATTTCTTTTTTTCCTGAAGATGTTTCTTTATATCGATCTATAGAGTCGTCTATAGCTTCTGTTTCTTTTTCTATCCAAAATAAGTCAATTATAGTAAAAAATTCTGTAGATCCTCTTGTTATGGTATATGCAGATGAAAAGATGTTAGAGACTATTTTTAGAAATTTAATTTCAAATGCTGTTAAATACTCTCACCCAGGTAGCGAAATTAGAATCTCTGCTGAACCAATCATCGATGATATAGAAATCTCTGTTGAAGATTTTGGAACTGGAATGACAGAAGAAATCAAAAACTATTTGTTTCGTATCGATGCAAAACAAAAGAGTATGCCTGGGACACTTGGTGAAAGAGGTACTGCACTTGGGTTGATTTTATGTAAAGAGTTTATCGAAAAACATGGAGGAAGTATCCATGTTGAAAGTAATTTAGGTAAAGGTTCTCGTTTCCATTTTACGTTACCCAAAGAATCAAGTGTCTTGATTCGGTGA